A window of Aeromicrobium duanguangcaii genomic DNA:
GCCATGCCCAGCAGCATCTCGATCTCGACGCCGTCACGGACGCCCCGCTGACCGGCCAGCAGCCACGCGTGTGCCAGGTCGAAGAGGTTGTGGCCGGCCACGCCGATGCGCACGTTCTCGATCCGCTCGGGGTGCATCGCGTAGTCCAGGACCCGCTTGTAGTTCGTGTCCGACTCCTGCTTGCTGGACCACGTCGCCAGCGGCCAGCCGTGCACCGCGGCGTCGACGCGCTCCATCGGCAGGTTGGCGCCCTTCACGACGCGCACCTTGATGCCCGCTCCCCCACGCGCCCGGCGCGCGGCCGACCACTCCTGCAGGTGGATCATGGCGCGCATCGAGTCGGGCAGGTACGCCTGCAGGACGATGCCCGCCTCGAGGTGCTCCAGCCCCGGCGTGTCGAGGATCTTGGTGAAGACCGCGATCGTCAGGTCGAGGTCGTGGTACTCCTCCATGTCCAGGTTGATGAACTTCGGCGAGGGCGCCTCGGCGGCCTGGCGGTACAGCGGCATGAGGTTCTCGGCGACGTGCTCGACGGCCTCGTCGAACGCCCACGGCGAGTGCGGCGGCACCGTCGCGGAGACCTTGATCGAGACGTAGTCGACGTCCGCCCGGGCCAGCAGGTCGTGGGTGCCCTTCAGACGTCGAGCGGCCTCGCGCTCACCCAGGACGGCCTCGCCGAGCAGGTTGATGTTCAGGCGCACGTCGTCGCGGCGGATCTTCGCGATGCTGCGCCCCAGCTTCGCGTCGGTCGCGTCGACGATCAGGTGCCCCACGAGCGACCGCAGCGCCCGCTGCACGATCGGGATGACCAGGCGCGGCACGAAGCGGCCGGCCAAGGCGCCCAGACGCACCGCGTTGCGCAGGTACCAGGGCAGGAAGGCCGGCACGTCCGATGCCAGCACGGCGAAGTTCCGCGCGGCGATCCGCGGGTCCTCCGGCCGGATGACCCCGTCGATGAAGCCGACCGTGAAGTCCAGACCCTTCGGGTCCTTGAGCAGACCGGCCAGCTGTGCCCCGGCCTTGTCCGCGGGCACCTCGGCCGACTCCGCGAGCCAGCGCCGCACGAGCTCGACCGACTCCTGCGCCAAGGGATCCGGCGCGAACGGGTCGGGGGGCTGGGTCACGTCGTCGATCACGGTGCTGCCTTTCCGGACGTGGGAAATCGCGTCTTCAGGCCAGTGTGAGAGCGCACCGAGTTAAGGTAAAGCGATCTTTTGTGACCGGTATCGATCAGATTCTCTGAAGGATTCCCATGCTCGACGTCCGCCGCCTGCGCCTCCTGCGCGAACTGCAGATCCGCGGCACGCTGGCCAGCGTCGCCGCCGCGCTGCACCAGAGCCCCTCGTCGGTCTCGCAGCAGCTCTCGCTGCTGGAGCAGGAGGTCGGCGTCGAGCTGCTGCGCAAGGTCGGCCGCCGCGTCCAGCTCACGCCGCAGGCCGAGATCCTGGTCGAGCACACCGCCGCTGTCCTCGAGCGACTCGAGCGCGCCGAGTCAGACCTCGCCGCCTCGCTCGACGAGGCGACCGGGACCTTCCGGCTGGCGGTGTTCCAGTCGGTCGCGCTCGCGCTCATGCCCGCGACACTGTCGATCCTCGAGACCGAGCACCCGAGGCTGCGCGTCACGATGACGCAGCGCGAGCCGGAGTCGGCGCTGTACGAGACCTGGGCCCGTGAGTTCGACCTGGTCATCGCCGAGAAGTACCCCGGCCACAACACTCCGTGGCACCCCGAGCTGGACGCCGTCGACCTCACGACCGACGAGGTCCGCCTCGCGGTGCCGCCGGCGGGCCACCGGTTCGGCGACATCACCTCGATCGCCGAGGCGGCCGACGCCCCGTGGGTCATGGAGCCGCCGGGCGTGGCGTCGCGGCACTTCGCCGAGCAGGCGTGCCGGGTCGCGGGCTTCGAGCCCGACGTCCGGTACGAGACCGCCGACCTCCAGGCGCAGATCAGCCTCATCGAGTCCGGCCACGCCGTGGCACTGCTGCCCGACCTGCTGTGGCAGAACCGCCGCCCGCAGGTGACCCTGCACCGGCTGGACGGCCGCCCACACCGGACCGTCTTCACCTCGGCACGGCGCGCGTCGGCCCACTCCCCCGGTGTGGCCGCGACGCGACAGGCGCTGTCGCGTGCGGTCGCACAGGGCCGACACTGACCTGTGAGCCTCGTCACTACTCAAGGTGTGCGCGTGCTGGGCGCGTCCTACCGTGAGACATGGTCACCATCGCGAAGAACATCGTGGACACGCTCGAGGCCAACGGCGTGGAACGGGTCTACGGGATCCCCGGCGACTCCCTCAATGGTTTCACCAACGCCCTGCGCACCTCGGGCATCCGGTGGGTGCATGTGCGCCACGAGGAGGCCGCCGCCTTCGCGGCCGCCGCCGAGGCCGCGACCACGGGCCGGATCACCGTGTGCGCCGGCAGCTGCGGCCCGGGCAACACGCACCTGATCAACGGCCTGTACGACGCGCATCGCTCGCGCGTGCCGGTGCTGGCGATCGCCGCGCACATCCCGACGTCGGAGATCGGGACGAACTACTTCCAGGAGAATCACCCGACTGAGCTGTTCCGCGAGTGCAGTGTGTTCGTCGAGAACGTCTCCAGTCCCTCGCAGATGCCGCGCCTGCTGCGGATCGCCATGCAGACGGCGATCGAGAAGCAGGGGGTCGCCGTCCTGGTGATCCCCGGCGACGTCGCCCTGACCGAGGCCACGGACGAGACCGTCACGATCCTGCGGCCGACCGAGCCCGTCGTGGTCCCGTCGCCCGCCGATCTGCAACGCGCGGCCGACCTGCTCGACCGGGCCGGCAAGGTCACCATCCTGGCCGGTGCGGGCTGCGCGGGCGCCCATGACGAGGTCATCGCCCTGGCCGACCACCTCGGGGCCCCGATCGTCCACGCGATGCGCGGCAAGGAGCACCTCGAGTACGACAACCCCTTCGACGTCGGCATGACGGGCCTGCTGGGCTTCGCGTCCGGCTATCGCGCGATCGACGCCTGCGACGCGCTGCTGATGCTGGGCACGGACTTCCCCTACCCCGACTTCCTCCCGCACGAGAAGACGATCATCCAGATCGACATCCGCGGCGAGCAGCTCGGCCGGCGGGTGCCGCTGGACCTGGGCCTGGTCGGCAACATCCGCGACACCGCGCCCGCGCTGCGCGAACTGCTCGACCACAAGGACGACCGCACGCACGTCAACGAGTCGGTCGCGCACTACAAGAAGACCCGCGAGAGGCTCAACGACCTCGCGA
This region includes:
- a CDS encoding LysR substrate-binding domain-containing protein encodes the protein MLDVRRLRLLRELQIRGTLASVAAALHQSPSSVSQQLSLLEQEVGVELLRKVGRRVQLTPQAEILVEHTAAVLERLERAESDLAASLDEATGTFRLAVFQSVALALMPATLSILETEHPRLRVTMTQREPESALYETWAREFDLVIAEKYPGHNTPWHPELDAVDLTTDEVRLAVPPAGHRFGDITSIAEAADAPWVMEPPGVASRHFAEQACRVAGFEPDVRYETADLQAQISLIESGHAVALLPDLLWQNRRPQVTLHRLDGRPHRTVFTSARRASAHSPGVAATRQALSRAVAQGRH
- the poxB gene encoding ubiquinone-dependent pyruvate dehydrogenase; translated protein: MVTIAKNIVDTLEANGVERVYGIPGDSLNGFTNALRTSGIRWVHVRHEEAAAFAAAAEAATTGRITVCAGSCGPGNTHLINGLYDAHRSRVPVLAIAAHIPTSEIGTNYFQENHPTELFRECSVFVENVSSPSQMPRLLRIAMQTAIEKQGVAVLVIPGDVALTEATDETVTILRPTEPVVVPSPADLQRAADLLDRAGKVTILAGAGCAGAHDEVIALADHLGAPIVHAMRGKEHLEYDNPFDVGMTGLLGFASGYRAIDACDALLMLGTDFPYPDFLPHEKTIIQIDIRGEQLGRRVPLDLGLVGNIRDTAPALRELLDHKDDRTHVNESVAHYKKTRERLNDLASPVKEGRDQHPQYVARAIDQIANEDAVFVPDVGSPVMWAARYLRMNGRRRLIGSFSHGSMANAVSQAIGIQAAHPHRQVIALAGDGGLTMMLGELITLVQNKLPVKIVVFDNSSLNFVELEMKAAGFVNWGTGLQNPDLARVAEAMGLRALRVDRSLEVAPALAEAFAHNGPALVNIITERQEVTIPPSVNAAQIKGFSLYAMRTVMSGRGDEIFDLARANLRQVF